One window from the genome of Myxococcus fulvus encodes:
- a CDS encoding SDR family NAD(P)-dependent oxidoreductase, with product MTQDTSQVWFITGSSRGLGRALTLAVLAAGHRVVATARNPESLADLVREHGARIKPVALDVTQPEQAERAVREAVEAFGRIDVLVNNAGYANIDSAEDLALDDFRAQMDTNFYGVVHVTRAVLPVMRAQRQGRILQISSIGGRRGGTPGLSAYQSAKFAVAGFSEVVMNEVAPLGIQVTIVEPGGFATDWAGASMTIHPSKPDYQATVGALNASVRVNPGAARGVPEKAAKALLRLAAMEKQPRRLLLGSDAYALAGLTLREMGASDEALRELSVSTDADGLPDFADTEVGRRMLKLHGT from the coding sequence ATGACCCAAGACACTTCGCAGGTGTGGTTCATCACGGGCAGCTCGCGTGGCCTCGGCCGCGCGCTCACCCTCGCCGTGCTCGCCGCCGGGCACCGCGTTGTCGCCACGGCGCGCAACCCCGAGTCGCTCGCGGACCTCGTTCGCGAGCACGGCGCGCGCATCAAACCGGTGGCCCTCGACGTCACCCAGCCCGAGCAGGCGGAGCGGGCGGTGCGTGAGGCGGTCGAGGCCTTCGGCCGCATCGACGTGCTGGTGAACAACGCGGGCTACGCCAACATCGACTCGGCGGAGGACCTGGCGCTCGACGACTTCCGCGCGCAGATGGACACCAACTTCTACGGCGTGGTGCACGTGACGCGGGCGGTGCTGCCGGTGATGCGCGCGCAGCGCCAGGGGCGCATCCTTCAAATCAGCTCGATTGGCGGGCGGCGTGGCGGCACGCCCGGCCTGAGCGCCTATCAATCCGCGAAGTTCGCGGTCGCGGGCTTCAGTGAGGTGGTGATGAACGAGGTGGCGCCGCTCGGCATCCAGGTGACCATCGTGGAGCCGGGGGGCTTCGCCACGGACTGGGCGGGCGCGTCGATGACGATTCATCCCTCGAAGCCCGACTACCAGGCCACGGTGGGGGCGCTCAACGCGAGCGTGAGGGTCAACCCCGGCGCGGCGCGCGGTGTGCCCGAGAAGGCGGCGAAGGCGCTGCTGCGGCTCGCGGCGATGGAGAAGCAGCCACGCCGGTTGCTCCTGGGGAGCGATGCCTACGCCCTCGCCGGGCTGACGCTGCGCGAGATGGGAGCGAGCGACGAGGCCCTGCGCGAGCTGAGCGTCAGCACGGACGCGGATGGGCTGCCGGACTTCGCGGACACGGAGGTGGGCCGGCGGATGCTGAAGCTTCACGGCACCTGA
- a CDS encoding Coq4 family protein, which yields MHTRADRLSFEAPLAEPTTLVEQARDLVNQRVTLGEVIPVLTEPELLAASDALLLSVPGFRELHAELWDPALPELEALATLPEGSFGRCYAAYMAHYRLTPDFFPIQSELDPEATPTRYAVHRLNKCHDFFHVLGAYETSDADEVAVQSFVFGLAPSALALFLAAASVHPDILRDKYKHLRDIYEGRIQAHDFVRGVAATALLGARLESLMEEPLDLLRQRLGLAARTDFRPGHPGENTCSGRSVPAFFTPVAAQVP from the coding sequence ATGCACACTCGTGCGGACCGTCTGTCATTCGAGGCTCCCCTGGCGGAGCCGACCACGCTCGTCGAGCAGGCCCGCGACCTGGTGAACCAGCGCGTGACGCTGGGGGAGGTCATCCCCGTCCTCACCGAGCCCGAGCTGCTCGCCGCCAGTGATGCCTTGCTGCTGTCGGTGCCCGGGTTCCGCGAGCTCCATGCCGAGCTCTGGGACCCGGCCCTTCCCGAACTCGAGGCCCTCGCCACCCTGCCGGAGGGCTCGTTCGGCCGTTGCTACGCGGCCTACATGGCGCACTACCGGCTGACCCCGGACTTCTTCCCCATCCAGTCCGAGCTCGACCCGGAGGCGACGCCCACCCGCTACGCCGTTCACCGGCTCAACAAGTGCCACGACTTCTTCCACGTCCTGGGCGCCTATGAGACGTCGGACGCGGACGAGGTCGCCGTCCAGTCGTTCGTGTTCGGACTCGCCCCCTCCGCGCTCGCCTTGTTCCTGGCGGCGGCCTCCGTGCACCCGGACATCCTCCGCGACAAGTACAAGCACCTTCGCGACATCTACGAAGGGCGCATCCAGGCCCACGACTTCGTCCGGGGCGTCGCCGCCACCGCCCTCCTGGGCGCGCGCCTCGAGTCCCTGATGGAGGAGCCGCTGGACCTTCTGCGGCAACGACTCGGCCTCGCGGCGCGGACGGACTTCCGACCCGGGCACCCCGGAGAGAACACCTGCTCGGGCCGCTCCGTCCCCGCCTTCTTCACACCCGTCGCCGCTCAGGTGCCGTGA